Proteins from a single region of Bombus huntii isolate Logan2020A chromosome 2, iyBomHunt1.1, whole genome shotgun sequence:
- the LOC126875662 gene encoding DDB1- and CUL4-associated factor 12 homolog, with protein MAETQRMTVYGRHPPCASGTRLEERRTRRLALRLERNRKSDKPDDFICYESSDDEAETVSEGKQFLRTSFNFVDYVRARETNTREVRKINQEYGFRHILTHDLFKEYSVSLNNMNKVFCSQWLSDRQVVFGTKCNKLMVYDVATQKLDQIPSLHGRQINSGGGAVPEQQCGIHSVQINPSRTLLSTGARNSNEIAIYRLPTLDPVCVGEGGHRDWIFDMCWLDDEFLVSGSRDTKMALWRIDNDLAEAPDKADVPTHRLIQPVCVKECRSAQKVRALVFNRTYKEIAAITLNNFIHIWSAETFRQKISRKLPVCQENVCLAVQDDGVYAVGCRSYTLLLDARTVQPIKRIPSRYSGCGIRSVSFQGSVLTIGTGLGMMFFYDVRAQKYLESSINSNRIVVLKASKGYVFPDEEYIDGFQNVKYTPAIYTHCYDGSGTRLFTAGGPLPVNLYGNYAGLWQ; from the exons ATGGCTGAAACACAGCGAATGACTGTTTATGGTAGACATCCTCCTTGTGCGAGTGGAACTCGTTTAGAAGAACGTCGTACCAGAag attAGCCTTAAGGTTggaaagaaatcgaaaatcaGATAAACCAGATGATTTTATATGTTATGAATCAAGTGATGACGAAGCAGAGACTGTAAGTGAAGGAAAACAGTTTTTAAGAACTTCCTTTAATTTTGTGGATTATGTACGTGCAAGAGAGACAAACACTAGAGAAGtgagaaaaattaatcaagaGTATGGATTTCGACACATATTGACTCatgatttatttaaagaatattcGGTTAGCttaaataatatgaataaaGTCTTTTGTTCTCAATGGTTAAGTGATAGGCAAGTAGTATTTGGTACAAAATGCAACAAATTGATGGTTTATGACGTAGCCACTCAGAAATTAGACCAAATACCATCTCTACATGGAAGGCAAATTAATTCAGGAGGTGGTGCTGTTCCCGAGCAGCAATGCGGTATACATTCTGTTCAAATCAATCCTTCTAG AACTCTCCTATCAACTGGGGCAAGAAATAGTAATGAAATAGCTATATATAGGCTACCAACATTAGATCCAGTTTGTGTAGGAGAAGGTGGTCATAGAGATTGGATTTTTGACATGTGTTGGCTAGATGATGAATTTTTAGTTTCTGGTTCTAGAGATACCAAAATGGCTTTATGGCGTATAGATAATGATCTTGCTGAAGCTCCTGACAAAGCGGATGTGCCAACACACAG gTTGATTCAACCTGTATGTGTTAAAGAATGTAGATCTGCGCAAAAAGTACGTGCGCTTGTCTTTAATAGAACTTACAAAGAAATTGCTGCTATCACTCTGAATAATTTCATACACATCTGGTCTGCTGAGACTTTTAGACAAAAAATATCTAGAAAATTACCGGTTTGTCAAGAAAATGTTTGCCTTGCTGTACAAGATGATGGTGTTTATGCCGTAGGATGCCGTTCTTATACTTTACTTTTAGATGCAAGAACTGTGCAACCTATAAAAAGAATACCTTCACG GTATAGCGGTTGTGGAATCCGATCAGTTAGTTTTCAAGGTTCCGTTTTAACAATTGGAACAGGCTTAGGAATGATGTTCTTTTATGATGTGAGAGCTCAAAAGTATCTCGAGTCTTCAATTAATTCTAACAGAATTGTTGTATTAAAAGCATCAAAGGGATACGTG TTTCCTGATGAAGAGTACATAGATGGATTTCAAAATGTGAAATATACACCTGCTATATATACTCATTGCTATGATGGATCAGGAACCCGATTATTCACAGCTGGTGGACCTCTTCCCGTAAATCTATATGGTAACTACGCAGGATTATGGcaataa
- the LOC126875649 gene encoding U3 small nucleolar RNA-associated protein 15 homolog gives MASFKKINTKVFARPNSEFTPDNIYWKKYSAPVLVKEFGPIDYIDFSPVEPHYFAVTCSVRVQVYNPITKLVIKNLSRFKEAAYGGSFRNDGKLICAGGEEAVIRLFDVNTKSLLRLFSGHKAAIHRTFFTADNLHIASFSDDKTVAVWDIPSEKQIISFNEHSDYIRAGAVSPISTDILLSGGYDKHIYMYDTRTSKQILSVNHEAPVESLLFLPSGGIFLSAGGTEIRVWDALAGGRLLAKITQHHKTVTCLKIASNGHRILSGSLDRHVKIYDSGTYKTVHSLDYPNSVLSIGISPNDETIVAGMIDGLISVRRREEEVKSEKLQCKKVSYRRSGRNLHTPQVDVVVHEETKEIMSKHDTCLRKFEYSKALDCVMSSYVVNKVPHVTVALMQELIRRQGLKQALSGRDGKSLVNILKFLNRHIGNIRFGRVLLYVANVLMDVYEDHLDELAAEPRKMFSILAAKLEEEENLILALSELQGKLHMILSAAENILPAPAKDVQALEPSSAAQKNLILSIV, from the exons ATGGCGTCCTTCAAGAAGATAAATACTAAAGTATTCGCAAGACCAAACTCCGAATTTACTCCGGATAATATATATTGGAAAAAGTATAGT GCTCCTGTTTTAGTTAAAGAATTTGGGCCAATCGATTATATCGATTTTTCTCCAGTAGAACCACATTATTTTGCTGTTACTTGTTCAGTCAGAGTGCAGGTATACAACCCAATTACAAAGTTGGTTATAAAAAATCTCAGTAGATTCAAAGAAGCTGCCTATGGTGGATCCTTTCGTAATGATGGCAAGCTAATCTGTGCTGGTGGTGAAGAAGCAGTAATTAGGCTCTTTGATGTCAACACAAAAAGTCTTCTTCGACTTTTTTCTGGGCACAAAGCTGCTATACATAGAACTTTCTTCACTGCAGATAATCTTCATATTGCTTCATTTTCTGATGATAAGACTGTAGCTGTTTGGGATATACCAAGTGAAAAGCAAATAATATCCTTTAATGAACATTCAGATTATATCAGAGCTGGTGCCGTTAGCCCTATTTCTACAGACATATTATTGTCTGGTGGTTATgacaaacatatatatatgtatgataCAAGAACAAGCAAACAAATTCTTAGTGTAAACCATGAAGCTCCTGTTGAAAGTTTATTATTCTTACCCTCTggtggaatatttttatctgcAG GTGGGACAGAAATTCGAGTTTGGGATGCACTTGCTGGTGGCAGATTACTTGCCAAAATTACCCAACATCATAAAACTGTAACATGTTTAAAAATAGCTTCAAATGGACACAGGATTTTGTCTGGCTCATTGGATCGAcatgtaaaaatttatgactCTGGAACATATAAAACTGTTCATTCCTTGGATTATCCAAATTCAGTTCTTAGTATAGGAATTAGT CCAAATGATGAAACAATAGTAGCTGGTATGATTGATGGTTTAATTTCTGTgagaagaagagaggaagaagTAAAAAGTGAAAAACTGCAATGTAAAAAGGTTTCATACAGACGCTCTGGAAGAAATTTACATACACCTCAAGTAGATGTTGTGGTGcatgaagaaacgaaagaaattatgtCCAAACATGATACCTGTTTAAGAAAGTTCGAATATTCAAAAGCTTTAGATTGTGTCATGTCCAGTTATGTGGTAAATAAAGTACCACATGTTACGGTTGCACTTATGCAGGAACTTATTAGAAGGCAGGGCTTAAAACAAGCTCTTAGCGGTAGAGATGGCAAATCTCTTGTAAATATTCTTAAATTTCTGAATAGACATATAGGAAATATTCGATTTGGAAGAGTTTTATTATATGTAGCTAATGTATTAATGG ATGTGTATGAAGATCATTTGGACGAACTTGCTGCAGAACCGCGAAAAATGTTTAGTATTTTAGCGGCGAAgttagaagaagaagagaatttAATACTAGCATTATCAGAATTACAAGGAAAATTGCATATGATATTGTCTGCTGCGGAAAATATACTTCCTGCACCAGCGAAAGATGTCCAGGCCTTGGAACCTTCAAGTGCAGCtcaaaaaaatttaattttaagtatagtatga
- the LOC126875690 gene encoding programmed cell death protein 7: MFNNQSRLEDATQSCRDSCYNMSYPIDQSIYNANYNMNVYQNIVYSAAISDNENATSIINLGRRQADERDIENFLLEIDQSNNINDQRNTYKKSKIAITKNAITSAYKLNEKLKVICAELKNSQHLTEEEWQQKISICNAAKEEIVKLLEPIRDQNFCNQLKKDLERRKKKRLREKMKREKWKNEKLMRMERRAKMHAQIDSWIRKEQAVIEKEKQEENLRKDADMILFDVRGKRTDARKYLGLLQELRNLRNVKANIARARGEHLSSAADKAFNNIIAKLTEQWSMLDREYSIEEQGLRLMLKNDNEERIEKQKRSLFDEWEKVLFGKKIASDQYNIDLTKLIIIRTAWDKYISTDSNASAIPIGWVMPDEPSSAAWQKCLKKEVS; the protein is encoded by the exons ATGTTTAATAATCAAAGTCGTTTAGAGGATGCTACACAAAGTTGTAGGGATTCATGCTACAATATGTCTTATCCAATAGATCAGTCCATTTATAATGCCAATTATAATATGAATGTATATCAAAATATTGTTTATTCAGCTGCTATATCTGATAATGAGAATGCTACATCAATAATTAACTTAGGAAGACGACAAGCTGACGAAAGagatattgaaaattttcttctaGAAATTGATCaatctaataatataaatgaCCAGAGAAATACCTACAAAAAATCTAAGATTGCAATAACTAAAAATGCTATAACATCGGCATACAAATTAAATGAGAAGTTAAAAGTAATTTGTGCAGAGCTTAAAAATAGCCAGCATTTAACAGAAGAAGAATGGCAACAGAAGATAAGTATCTGTAATGcagcaaaagaagaaattgttaaattattagagCCTATTAGGGATCAGAATTTTTgtaatcaattaaaaaaagatttagaaagacgaaagaaaaagaggttgagagaaaaaatgaaaagggaaaaatggaaaaatgagaaattaatGAGAATGGAAAGGAGAGCAAAAATGCATGCACAAATTGACTCATGGATTAGGAAGGAACAAGCTGtaatagagaaagaaaagcaAGAAGAAAATTTACGTAAAGATGCTGATATGATTTTATTTGATGTTAGGGGGAAAAGAACTGATGCTAGGAAATATCTTGGATTGTTACAAGAATTGCGAAATTTGCGAAATGTTAAGGCCAATATTGCCAGAGCTAGAGGGGAACATTTATCTTCAGCAGCAGATAAagcatttaataatattattg ccAAACTAACAGAGCAATGGTCGATGCTTGATCGTGAGTATTCTATAGAGGAACAGGGTTTAAGATTAATGTTGAAAAATGATAATGAAGAAAGaattgaaaaacaaaaaaggagtCTGTTTGATGAATGGGAAAAAGtattatttggaaaaaaaataGCATCTGATCAATATAATATAGATTTAACcaaactaattattataag AACTGCTTGGGATAAGTATATAAGTACAGACAGCAATGCATCAGCAATACCAATTGGGTGGGTAATGCCTGATGAGCCATCCTCTGCTGCCTGGCAAAAATgcttaaaaaaagaagtttcaTGA
- the LOC126875740 gene encoding tubulin-specific chaperone A, with protein MSDPRIRTLKIKTGVVKRLAKEKVTYEKEAAQQRERIQKLKEQDKDGYDIKKQEEVLQESLMMIPDCQRRLVKAFEELKKILDTEQDLKEVEDYIEAEKVLQGAEAQLPKEGEIMEMC; from the exons atGTCTGATCCTCGTATAAGAACTCTAAAAATTAAGACTGGAGTTGTGAAACGTCTCGCGAAAGAAAAAGTCACTTACGAGAAAGAAGCAGCACAGCAACGTGAAAGGATACAAAAATTAAAGGAACAGG aTAAAGATGGTTATGATATAAAAAAGCAAGAAGAAGTACTTCAAGAATCTCTCATGATGATACCAGATTGTCAACGACGTCTTGTTAAAGCTTTCGAAGaacttaaaaaaattttagaCACAGAACAAGATTTAAAAGAGGTTGAAGATTATATAGAAGCAGAAAAGGTATTGCAAGGTGCAGAAGCTCAACTTCCCAAAGAAGGAGAAATTATGGAGATGTGTTAA
- the LOC126875679 gene encoding protein prenyltransferase alpha subunit repeat-containing protein 1 — protein sequence MQDDIFPAAEKILSDIENVVKKNPSLKSFEIIPAEDNENKSPVFHQEDCLGLASWCVQPLYCYAYRRLFELRQNKHRREEPSTIARWLLGALLLNPDVTTFWNMRRELVRSHKLEAPEEFFFSRLVLYHKPKCFEAFAYRRWLLSYILNSKDGHYDPESVESPLCRELDIATTCADRYASNYHAWSHRRHVMTLRESCGFAYPTLETEWKNSLAWCQRHVSDYSGLSYRQFLLNKYMFELKELPREPFIKCPDVGEQWKEELFAYVKSNISDTEDMHQLQRLFGRTNAEFRATTPSSRTKQHQTAYFRSLSYWLEECRANDSAICMYNDHEALWCHRRFLAYLLLRFMATNRFCRGDEHNVDGQSDDRSVERKNVQKLLADNDVMLCHNFLVQAFRAYTNKIADLATKRDQHEKMLVERFFKFLQSIGFEIRS from the exons ATGCAAGACGATATTTTCCCAGCTGCAGAGAAAATCCTTTCCGACATCGAAAATGTGGTGAAGAAGAATCCGTCACT GAAGAGTTTCGAAATAATTCCCGCGGAAGACAATGAGAACAAATCGCCTGTATTCCATCAGGAGGACTGTCTCGGGTTGGCGTCGTGGTGCGTGCAACCACTATACTGCTACGCTTATCGTCGTCTCTTCGAACTTCGGCAAAATAAACACAGACGGGAGGAACCAAGCACAATAGCAAGATGGTTACTGGGCGCGTTGTTATTGAATCCAGACGTCACGACGTTTTGGAATATGCGTCGGGAGTTAGTAAGGAGCCACAAGTTGGAAGCACCCGAGGAATTCTTTTTCTCACGATTGGTGCTATATCATAAGCCGAAATGTTTCGAGGCGTTTGCCTATCGGCGGTGGTTATTGTCGTACATATTGAACAGTAAGGATGGACATTACGATCCGGAATCGGTGGAATCGCCCTTATGTAGGGAACTGGATATAGCGACTACGTGCGCGGACAGATACGCGAGCAACTATCATGCCTGGAGTCACAGGCGTCATGTGATGACTCTTCGTGAATCGTGTGGATTCGCTTATCCGACTCTAGAGACAGAATGGAAGAATTCGCTGGCATGGTGTCAACGACACGTATCGGATTATAGCGGGCTTTCCTATCGACAGTTCCTGTTGAATAAGTACATGTTCGAATTGAAGGAACTGCCGAGGGAACCGTTTATAAAGTGCCCGGATGTCGGGGAGCAATGGAAAGAGGAACTGTTCGCTTACGTTAAATCGAACATCAGTGATACAGAGGACATGCATCAATTGCAGAGGTTATTCGGTAGAACGAACGCGGAATTCAGAGCGACTACTCCTTCGTCGAGAACGAAACAACATCAAACAGCGTATTTCCGTTCTTTGTCGTATTGGCTGGAAGAATGTCGCGCGAATGACAGTGCTATTTGCATGTATAACGATCACGAGGCTCTCTGGTGTCATCGTAGATTCCTCGCGTATCTTCTCCTGCGTTTTATGGCGACGAATCGTTTCTGTCGCGGAGATGAACACAATGTCGACGGTCAATCCGACGACAGATCGgttgaaagaaaaaatgttcaaAAATTATTAGCGGACAACGATGTGATGTTGTGCCACAATTTTCTCGTGCAAGCATTCCGCGCGTACACCAACAAGATCGCTGATCTCGCCACCAAACGGGATCAACACGAGAAGATGTTGGTCGAGAGgttctttaaatttcttcaGAGTATCGGGTTCGAAATCAGATCGTGA